The region GTGATGGCTCGTTTTGTGCGTGCGTGATGTGCAGGTGTGCAAGCAGCTGTATGAAGTCATGATGCAACTTAGCGAACAACACGCCGACAAGATGTTCACCATCCAAGGAGCGCCGAGGTAAGGACGTCTTCTGAAATGGATCAACTCGGGTCCATTGATTGTATTGGCGAGTCGGGAAAGTTGGAGGTCACCAATTTCCATTTGGCCCTCGCAGCGATTCGGGTCCGCTGCGGCTGGCTCGGACGCCGTCGCCACCCGAAGACGAGAGTCCGCCCGAGAGTCCGGACGCCGCTTCCAATCACACACTGCGCCCGGTCTCTCCGGGACTGTCGCGACCCAAATCTCCCGTGCAGGTAAACAAGTGGGACGGCGGGTACGAGGTACGAAGAAGCGTTCcaatagggctgggcgatatgggcCGAAATTCACATCCCGCTATAAACGGCCTCCCTTTTAAGGTAACGCTACGTATTTataaataatcatttataaATCATTTGCTTACTGGTATTTGTAGTCCTTTAGAGAATCGatatggattttaaaaaagtaaactatCAAAGAATTGATTTTAGAtaacaacatttattgtgcaaatctTCAATCCAAATGAAAAGTCAGCGATGTGCAAACAAATAATATTCGGGCTCGACGCTAACTTTTGCACGAGTAGCACAGGTGCGACCAACGGAAAACGGTTTTGGTCGCACCTTTTTTGGGGCGATACGGCTTGACCGTATCTGCTCACGTATGCTTACTTGGCGTATTTTCAGATGACGTAAAGAATGAGGGGGTCTGAGTTTGAAATGTCCGACGGTATTTGAATGCACCTGCAGTTTGGCTCGCCGAAAGCTGTCATTTGTTGACGCTCCCGTTAGTGGCGAGTTGCGGGCAGACTTGCGTCGCATATTACGATGGCAGACTCATTAACAGACCAATTCACTTTCTGAGCGTCCTCAACCGTCAATTGAATATCCTTTTGAGTTGGCGTCGGTGGAAGTCGGCAGCCAGAACGCAGATACGATGACGTCATCGACATGCGCTGTGCGGTGATGTCATCAATGTGCGCCACCGCAATCTCTACCTTATATTGCTGATAGGGTTCGTATCGCTCAGCCCTCCGTTCCAATTTGTAAACGCTTTCAAGCGAGCGAAGCCAAGCAGCGATTTGAACGCAGCCAATGATGAgccgttagcatgctagcagaCGCGGACGGGCTCCATTTGTGCTTTAATGTTCTGTGGCTGTTCTTCTTTGCTGCACGTCATCTCTGGGATGGTGAGTCAACATGtcgcacacgtgtgtgtgtgtgtgtgtgcgtgcgtgtgtgtgcgtgtgtgtgtgtgtgtgtgtgtgtgttgctagaGCATGCGGCATGAGCAACAAAGACGTCTGCAAATCTACAAATCTGGTTCTCATTTTCTTGGTCCACTCGTGCAGATGGCGAGTGAGCGTCGAGATGTCGCTGTTCCGCGCTCATCTTTCACCAAACTTTGTTTTGTCGCCATTTTGTAAAAACATCCGTTTGAGCCGAAAACAAGCCGCTTGTGAttgcactgcaaaaaggacagtcggaaaattgtgaagaaaaaaaatagtaaaataagaaaatgatgacttcaaataagcaaaattacattttacttacaaaataagaaaataatagtcGGCACAGCAgccttgaaaatagtatttttagactaagaACAAGTCATATCAACTTTTTTCAATCTGTAATATATCGAACTATTTTCTTCAAATACATGCatgttcattttttacagttggCCATTTTAGCCTGCGCGTCAAGCAGGGACAGGACGCGTTCCATTCTTATTGTCTTTGAAAAGACCCAGCCAGGGGTCGAACCCGCAACTTTCCATTCTGAGTACACTCTACCATTGCTGCAGTCTACTGAGCAGGTGGTGCATTCACACGCAAGAGGAAAAAGGAGCTTTGTAAATATGGCCAAACAAACCACAAACTGATTTTTACAGGAAAAATAAAGAGCTacattgcacttttgtctgattgttttcagacttgtattttttctgaaaacgcgAAAATTCATCTCATGAAAGTCCAGTTCAGGGTCTTTGATGTTGCTTCGTTGTCATCTTCAAGTgtggaaaatgcttgttttaagcctcacagtacttcAAACTAGCCGTTTACACGCAATGCCAACattgcttgatcaaataaaatcatTAGGAAATCTTCAAATAAGCACAATCATCTTGTCTGTCAAATTTCACTTGAAGTAAAAGTAACTCATTTAGGTTACATTAAAGAAACGACATCTTACTTAAGAtctagtttttttgcagcgtagatGTACGCCTCGCGTGGGCGGTCCCCGTGCCGCCTCATGTGGGCGGTCCTTGTGCCGCCTCACGTGGGCGGTCCCCGActtaagatttgtttttttgcagcgtagatGTACGCCTCGCATGGGTGGTCCCCGTGCCGCCTCAGTTGGGCTTTCCTTGTGCCGCCTCACGTGGgcggtccacgacttaagatttgtttttttgcagcgtagatGTACGCCTCGTGTGGGCGGTCCCCGActtaagatttgtttttttgcagcgtagatGTACGCCTGtttcaacacattttcatgCTTTGCATCTGAGGACGTGAGCAGGACGACCTCGATGACCTCATGCTGATTTCAGCCGAGGACAGGAAGACAAATATTGATGATCGATTGCGAGATTGCCGACGGAATTTTGGTGGGAATCAGACTTGTAGAGCAAATGAGTCGTGTTTTTGTGGCGTTGCGTCcccccatcatcatcatcatcatcatcatcatcatttgcaGCAGTCCAATGTCCTTCAACGTCTCCCAgtcattcttcttttttccgCCCACGTTGTCCTTTCCTGTTCAAAGTGCGGCAACTTCCAGGTCAAGCTCATTTGTGACGAGGGACCCAAACCCGACGAAAATCAGTTTCTTTGAAACTATTTGATCATTTCAATTTACGATTGAAATGCTTTTCTATCTTTTCAACCTCATTTGATAACATCAGAAATCGACCCTAAGTGATGCAcccatatgttgtttttttcatggccGATAACGATTATTCGTAGTCAAGGGGGCCGATAAGCGATATTTCGAGCCGATCTTCATTTGCAGTCAAAGAGAAaatcaaaagttaaaaaagtAAAGTGAAAAGTCCCATAAATGCAAAGTTCTTTGTCTACCGCTGAGCGACAAACGCATGCGAATGCGGCCCATGTGGGGTCCGCGTCAGGGTCCATAAAAGGTTCCGATAGACCTTCACAGACAACAACATTTCAAATGTCTTTGTGACAATACAGACTGTCAACATCTTACGCAACCTGACGGAAACGCACCATTTGCTAGCATTCGCCGCTTAGCAAGATGGCGTCCGCTTTATCCGTCTTGAGATTCACAAAAAGGCCGATGCTTATCAAAATGGCAAATATCGAACCGATGATTTGATTTGGGAGTTGATGGTTGGCAGCCTGTCGAAACATCCACGACGACTTTCTATTTCCTGACTCGGCCGATCGTTTGGCTCGACGCTCGATACGCGGATGCTACGTGAGCCTTCTCAACGGCGCGTTGCTAAGCCAGGACGCTCAAAGACGCATTTTCTCTATTTGAGTGgcagaaaaagcacaaaaaccGCCGCCGAACAAACATTGGACTCGGGTAGGTTAGGTTGCATACGATGTGCAAATTGGCATACGGTTACGACGAGGGAACTGCGGGAACCTTtcgcaggttaaaaaaaaaaaaaaaaaaagcagcagacATTTTGGCATTCGCATCATGTCAAGCTCATTCAAATGAACAAGTTGCAACTTCATTTTGCTGCCGATTGATGGCAACGCCGACCCCCCCAATATGGCTGCCGATTGCGTACGTGGGTTCGCCGAGCGAGCGAAGCGCGCTGGCAAATGGGGCCGATGCCACGGACTtgcgggtttcacacatcagcgccgtttgtggccgcgttccaacactcgcgaCTCCACCCCCGTCTCAGCTTTCCGAAGCGCTTCGGACAACCGAGACGGACGGACGCGTGACACGCTCGCACCCGGCAACGAGGAGCACAAAGACGGAAGCGCAAGTACCGagacacgtcgcaaaccggaatcGGAAACTCAGGTGATGTGGGAAACCCGCAAGTcgaaagtcccgcctcctccgtggcatatagccCATAGCATTAGCCACCGTATTCCTAACTCCCATGATCCTTTGCGGGAATGACTCGCGGTACTTGCCAACGTGGCGTTTCATTCGCCGGCGAACTGCTTGCGCGAGCGAGTCCACTTTGGATGACAGACGTAAACAATGTGGGGACGCCAGACGGCTCACAGCTCAGGACAGGTTCCAAACCCCAAACCTCGCCGCCGCCATTTTCCGGGAAAGCCAAACTTGCTGCGATTGCGTCCACACAAGATGAAGAACGGCAAACGCTGACTAACGCATGTGGCTGCTTGTCAGATGAAAAAGGGGCCGCCAGTGCCGCCGCCCCCCAAAGTCACGCCTTCCAAGGAGGTGGCGGAGGAGCAAATCATCGACCTGTTTGGAGGAGACTTTTTGCCAGCGCCGTCGCCATCGCAGGTCTGTCAGCATTTTGCCGGCAATCAGCTGCTTTTGCTTTGCTCGCTAACCGCCTGCTGTGCCGGCAGCCCAACGAGCGGCCGGGAGAATCTCTTCTTGATCTGGATTTCGACGCCTTCCAGCCCGATGAGACTGTGTCGCCGCTACCGCAGGTTCTTTCCttacacgcgcacgcacacaatgTGTGGAATGTCTTTTGGACTCAATCGGAACGTGGTCCCAACTTGAAgcccctttctttcttttttcccgagCAGACTGCTGTGCCTTGGGATACGTGGTCGGTGAGTACATTTGGGTTTGCTGCGTTTGATTTGCCGGCGAAGTGATGCGTGCGTACGTCAACTGTGTCCTGCTCCTCCCCTTTAGGCTCAGCCGGCCCAGACTGTAAGTTCTGTACACACCTGATGCACGCCGCATGGCGACACATCGTTTGAGCGccaacaaaataatacaaacatgcGAGCAGACTGACTTGATTTCATTGTCTTGCGTTTGCTCAGGATTCAGAAAGCGGCTTTGTCGCCGACTGGTCGGCCGATTTTGCTTCAGCGGCAACCAACGGGGAGGCTGCCGCGGGGGAGGCTGCCGCGGGGGAGGCTGCCGCGGGAGAGGCTGCCGCGGGGGAGGCTGCCGCGGGGGCGGAGGGAGCGGATGGGGGTGATCGTGGAGATGAAGCCACGCCTCCTCCTGCTCCCGAGGACAGCGAGGCGGCAGACGATGAGGTTAGCGGCCGAGATCAACCATCACAAAGCGAGCCCGACCTTCTGTATGGCGCCGCCGATCAATTGGAAAAAGGGCAGGCGGAGTCGGAGGCAGGTCGCCGCAAATCCACCCCCGGCCTCATCTTTACCAACGAGTTTGGCGAACGGATTGAGGACGGGTCCGAGCGCGCCAAAGACAAGCGGCCCGGCTCTCCCGACGGCTCGGGTTCCGAATACGAAAGCGCCGAAGAATGGGGCGGGGCCTGTGCCGGCGCAGCGGCCCAACATTCACCTGACCGTCGTCCTGATGCTGAAAAAGGACAAAGTGTGACAGCAGATGTCATGCCCGCAGATGCGGCGCCGCCCGGGATGGAAACCGCGGAAGCAGGTGCGTCCGACCCGTTGCAAGCAGTTGCCTTGGATTCTGATCCGTTTGCGGCAACACAggaaggaggacgaggagggtTTGCTTCACCTCCTTTTGCTGAAATgcgaggaggaggaacctttgaTTCGGATCCTTTTGCCCACATACAGAAAGGAAGAGGGTTCGGTTCTGATCCTTTTGCAGAATCCCAGGAGGGAGAAGGAACCTTTGATTCGGATCCTTTCGCCGACCTACAAGGAGGAGGCGCCTTTGATTCGGACCCTTTTGCCGAATCACGGGAAGGAGGAGCGTTGAATTCAGATCCTTTTGCCGACCTACAGGGAGGAGGCGGCGCCTTTGATTCGGACCCTTTTGCCGAAGCACCGGGGGGAGGTGCCTTTAGTTCCGATCCTTTTGCCCAAAACCGGCACGGAGATTCATTCGATGGCGTCGATCCTTTGAAGTCAGGAGCCAGTTTGGAGGACGCGGGTTCGGGGGTCTCTGGAGACGTCGGCAGCAGCTGGGACCCGTTTGCAAACGGTCTTTGTGCCGCTTCTGCAGATGGCATGGCGAAGCGTGACGTGTGGTCTGCCACGAGCGGCCGCTCGGACCCTCCAGATGAACACGGATGTTCGAGGACGCAAGGTGCAAATGCTCCCGAAGTGCGCAAGGAAGCCGGAAGttgccaagaagaagaagagcccACAAAGCTGCTACTTGGAAAACGGTACCACAAAGATGTAGCGGAAGGAAAGGACGAGGTACACGGTCCCGTTTGTAGCGTGCTCGTTTGCCGGCAAGTAGACGGCAGTTGAGATTTGAAAGCTCCTGCCGAGCCTAACCTCCGCTTTCCTTCCCCTCGCCACTTCCCGTCTTTGTCAAGCATGCGATTGCGGATTTAGCACTTCCGACTTCAAGCGGCAATCGGACCGGCTGACAAATTCCATCCATCGATTGACGGATCTGTCAGTCGGTCCTCGCGCACAACCATCCTTTCCCTGCAGCTCCGTAGTGACCTTCCCCGTGCTCgttctttgtctttgttttcttGATAGCCATTCGAGGTTCTTCTTGTCTCCTTTTAAACATGCATTCTGAAGGATACCGCCGGCCCGACCTTCTTTGCCGATTTCGATCAAATGGTGAGTCGACGTTTGCTCATTTTCAGTGTCTCGCTTGCCATCACATTTCGAGAATTGAATTTGGTGTCTGCCTTGGGAACAAGAAGGAAGTCGAACCTGGATCGGCTGAGACTTCCGAGATGCCGGATGCTGGTGAAGAAATGCCTCAGGCTTCGCTGGCTGCTGAGGAAGAACCCTCGCCGGCGCCCCCTGCAGCTGAAGCAAATGCAGCCGCAGAAAGTTGTGCTCCTCCTCTGGAAGAAAATCCCGCTGTGAGTTCAACAACACTTTTCATTCTCACCTTCAACTTCAAAATAGTTGATCACAACTTAGCCGGCCTATTCAGGCGTGCGAGAGTCAAGTCCAATCtgggattcaggaggagcaatTGTGGTTTTGGTCCCGGCCGTGGACCCGTGCGCCAGCGCGacaccctcggcaggatccTCCAGAGTGCGTGGGAGTCCGCCCAACCGGTCTACATGcgttttgtggacttggagaaggcgtccGACCGCGTCCTTttgggagtcctgtggggggggggcttcggTTGTATGGGGTACAAAAGCCCCCTGATGTGGGCTGTTTGGAGTTTGGTCCACGTCCAAGTGGGATTggttcccagtgagggttggactccaccaaggttgtcaccaattctgttcataacttctatggacagaatttctaggtgtTGCGGGGGTCAGGGTTAGGGGTCAGAGGTTAAGCCGTCACCGTTAATGTCCGCCAATAAAGTATTGTAGCGTTGCGCTTTGCTTTCCTTGCAAGCAAAACAACAAGGAGTGCCATCGGTCCACTTTTGGCTTTCAGGAAGGCGCAAACTTGCGTGTCCTTTGCAGGAAAGCATGGCCATCCCGTCCGTGGTGATCGAACCCGCCTCCAGCAATGAAGGCGACGACGACCGCGACGCCGACATCGTCTCGCCGGCCGCCGTCAGCGACAACTGCGTGGCGGACGACATCGCTCCGGTCAAAGTTGCCGGTTGGGCTCCGGCGGGGCTCCCCGACCACTTCCTCTACAAGGTCAGACCTTTTCCTTTTTGGACCCGGGTCTGCAAAATCCAGCCAAAGACTGCATGAAAGGGCTGCAAATTGCGCAGGTGGAGACCATGCACGATTTTGAGGCAGCCAACAGCGACGAGCTGGACCTGAAGCAAGGGGACGTGGTCTTGGTGGTCCCCACCGCGTCGCTGGAGGACCAGGTGAGTCGCCGGCCGCGGCGGAGCGCCGGCGGGTTCAAGACGCGTGCTTGTCTGCCGCTGCAGGACGCCGGCTGGCTGACGGGATTCAAGCAAAGCGACTGGACCATGCGGGGAGCGGCGGCGCAAAAGGGGCTTTTCCCGCAAAACTTCACTCAGCGTTTGGACTGACAACTTTTCTGGCCCGCATGCCGACGAGGTCTTGGGAAACCCACGCCAGGATCAAACGCAACCCTGTCGTCGACGCCCAGATTCCCCCTCGCTACCGTTTCAAGGCGGCGggcttgtgtgtgcatgttccCGTGTCACGTGGTCTACAAGTCCTTAACGTAATAAGCCcaaacccatttcaaaaaaatagaTGTCGTAGCCTCATAACGTAACGGATGTCATAAAAGTTGTGACGCGAGCACATTATTGGCCGATTATTGCTAAACCAATCGTTTTTGAATCACTTCTTGTTACGGATGCACCGAACGGAATTTTTggggccgaaaccgaaaatgagaaatgcttgacCAAAAACGCCCCAAAAAATAGGCCAATTTTTCTTTCGTTGCATTTCTTagaattaattgcaattatgatattataaaatatttatttagcatttgAACAAAGCAAATATCAATTGACACGTCGGCTAATTAAACAGCAAAGGCAGGCTGAGCATTTTGTGgaggtgcgattgcactttatagtccaTGTGGCTGGCACGGGCGGGCACAGACGCGTGTGGTGCGAATGACGCGTTTGGAGCGGGACACAGTGCGGCGCACATTCACATACTGACCAACATTTGAAAAGAAATCCATGAATGCATTTCTTTGCAGCAGCCGATCCGCTTCTGCAAAAGTCACACTCGGCATCGTGCGCGGGTCTGCAGACACCCGCAGATCGCAACAACAGTGCTAGCATGAGCTAAAGGATTTAGCACGGCCAGCGAAATGCCAGCGAAGAAGTGGAAGCGCTGGAGGGGCtggaatggaagaaaaaaaatgaaagcgccGCAGGAGAAAGAGTGTCTCATGTCTTTTTTTCGAGCCGCTGAAATGCTGTGCAGTAGTTTAGCAAGCGACGCTCGCTGGTGTGCGGAATGAAGCGCTTGCGATTGACAGATGCAAATTCAGTGACGGGGAAACGCCAGCGAGTAGCGAGGCGGGCGGGCAGGCAGGCAgccccccccgtccccccccccccattcggtctttaattcaaacagacgctttaTTACATGTTGTTTTCTGGATTGCGTCACCACAATATCCGAATTCGGCCAAATGCCGAAAATTCGGTGCATCACAACTTGTTGTTTTTGGATGAAATGTTTCAATGTTGGAGTCTCTCGCCGTCCATTTGTCCGTATTTGCCTCAACGGTTGGCCGGATCTCTCGTCCGTCCGTTTGTCTGCTGCTGCTTAAAATGAACTGGAAGcgcatttacaaacaaacacaacattatgtTGTGAGTGATGAGCGTGTGTGAAGGTGTGCGTCCCACAGAGTAGACAACAATCGTGTTAAAAAGGCTTTCATGCTAACACCAGGCGCCAAATCCACCGAGTGCAAAAAAGTATCTTAAGtaaaacacagagttaagaGTTAGTTTAAAGCCAGCTCATTGTTGACGAGCAGCAGGTGCGCCGGTTCTGCTCACCGCCGTTGTCATGGCGACTAGAAACAAAAACAGGCGTCAAACTGTCACGTGTAAGTCAAGGTTGTGGGTTCGGGACTTTGATGACGTTACGGCTTGTTACTACGTGATCGGCGGCTCTAAAGCCAATGTTGTCACCCCAAAGTATGTTTAGGACTTTTCTGGCCGCCATTGATGTGATGTCCCGGATGACGTCGAGTTGTGCTGCTGTgctcattttttgtttgttggtcaGTGCAACAAGTTGTGACCTTTCATGTCGTCGTTTGCAAACTTCGATTGCTCTTCAAACAATGTCGTCCTCCTTTTAACATGCTCATGTAATAGAGACGAAAGAAATTGCATTTGGAACCTTCAGCTGACGTGTCGGGAGAAACGTCACGCGAGACCACGACTGCATGCGAGACGGATGAAGAGGATTGCTTGCAAAGGCCGAGATGAAAACGGGATCGTGTCGTTGTCTGTATTTGATTGTCTCGTCACAGTAAAAAGTTTGACACAAGGTTGCCCTTGTCACAGTTGGCTTCCATTTTCCCGTTAGGATCGAAACCTGATGTTGTCCATCGATTGTTCTTCAAATCACAAACAATGCAAAGTACGAACAAAAGAGGTCACATTTACCTTCAAAAACAAATTGGGAACGTCAGACATGACAAAAAGGACCCTCAATTCAAAGTCATTTTCTAATCAACACATGACCTAacctccctccatccctccctccatccctcccttCATCCCTCCCTgcatccctccctccatccctccctccatccctgCATCCCTCCcccatccctccctccatccctccctccatccctccctccatccctgcatccctccctccatccctccctccatccctgcatccctccctccatccctccccccatccctccctccctccctccctccatccctccctccatccctccccccatccctccctccctccctccctccatccctccttGCGAGGGCAGCAGCGTTAACAGGGAAGTCAagacttccttctccccagccacttcaatcagctccaggccagctgagaggcAGGCCCCTCCCTGGGCGTGTCCCGGGTGGTCTCCGGGGCTAATTTCTTTAGCAGGTTCCACAGTTCAAATCTTATCCCTAAGTCCACTTCCAAGAACTAACAACAAGGTTGCAAACTGGGCACAATCAGCTAACAAAATTGAGCAACTATCTTTTAACAATGCAACCAGCATGTTGAATCCCCCTGTTTAAGAAACAGACATGAGCAGTCATTTGCCTGAACTGTAAGCAGTTAAGATAATGCAAACAATCCTGGATGGTGCGCTAAAAGAGATGTGACATCTTGTAAAAGTCATGTACGGCACAGTTCTCGTtcgtcatgtttgttttgaaggtattatttgatcactacattaagtgtaatctttgcgtgttgaaaataattggataagagatctgatgaagaagccttctttgcaaagagtttattttagaagcttctaaaagacacaagagaaaatgcttacattcaaaaattgatgttaagcctcgagtgtgtccatatgaaaaacacgcagtcgctttatagatgaaaaaagcaaactcctcctctgaggctggacaaagggttagtaattataataggcagacaagtgatttactgacatgtttactccagttcaccgtccaagccggaaatacatgattagacaggtaatgccatgagACCTCGACTCCCTCAGCCCAACAGTGTTATCTCcttgagaacttgagaacttgactcccatcacATTCCTTTCTCACcagctggcagggagtgaaaaagttccaatatacttcacaacaacatcatcacagttatattcattacaatacacagttatatgtccaatatatgtttagaagtaaattcataaacagtaaaaatatcaattgaaaatgttaaatgtcttcagcttCCAGGCAAGACTGCACTCAGACGGGCCACGTACTTGGCCATCCCGATCGAAGGGACAACGCGGGACATGCTGGACATGCAAGCACCTTTCCACTCTTGCCTTCACACTCATCCGCATGCTGACCCACTTGGCCATGTTGATCGGCGCCTCCGGCCACTCGCAGGTGTCGTCCCTCGTGCTTTGGAGAAGATGAGCTTTATGATGGACGTCTGTCTCACAATGACAGAATATGGCTTCCATCATAAAAGCTGGAGTCGCTGAGCCGGCCGGGTTCGTTTCTGCTGGCTCATCTGAAGAAAGACAAGGAGCATCTTGGTCGATGTCTGGGCAAAGTGAAAGATATTATCACGTTTTTAATACCTCATTTcatatagggttagggttaggggttaggttaTGGCATAAGGGTTAACTCCCGGGTATTTCCCGCCTCATCAAATTGACTGGACGGTTGTCAAAATACCAGGGCAAGGCACGGGCCGGCGCTCGTTATTGCAGCAACTCTTATGCTTATGTCTCtcacctctgtttaataaaaatcttaatatcataaaaaatcctcatataataaaaaatgtgtctgacctTTACTAACCCTGTACACTCCATAAGAGTTTCTTTTTGAGATACTTGGCCACTAATCAAGCAAAAAGGTATCAAGGCTAAGATCTGCTTTCAATAACCCACTCcgagggttgggtttagggtttggacCAAGGTAGGGTTTATATAGGGCCCcaaatggttggggttagggttaggggttggggttggggttagggcacCCTTCcaagaatatatagtaattcaactggtcaactggttgaggttaggactttgtaccggggtgggttaacaccatatttgaaacgggttgaggttagggcaaccttcccagaataTATAGGAagtaaactggttgaggttaggactttgtaccggggtgggttaacaccatacttggaaccggttgaggttagggccaCCTTcctagaatatgtagtaattcaactggttgaggttaggactttgtaccggggtgggttaacgcCATATTTGAAACGGGCTGAGGTTTTCTTTACATATCAAGTAAGCAATGGCTTCAGTTATAGCCATCGCACGCTCAGAGAGGACCCCCTAAATAAGAAGCCAAACTTTTCTCATCCTGATGTCCGACGAGGAACACGACCGGGAGGCGGCGGTACACTTGTTAACGACGCGGTGCATCCTTTTTAAGTGGGTCTGCATGTTTGTCGGACGTCTTGCCAAGCTTTCCGTCTTTTTTGGCGAATCCCTAGTGTTTCCAAACATATGATTTAAGCGTCGCACGTGCATTACATATTTCATCCTCCTCGCTGCTGCTCGCTCGGACGTCCGTGATGTTTTGCTAGCTTACTGTGTGGGTGCCTCACGGCTTCCGCATGGTGCATTCATGCGCCCTGGGATTTTGGGGAACAGCAGATGGGATGACGTTTCCAATGAATAAAACGGCGCTTGCGTCCAATTTTACCAATACCCGCCAACGCATCAAGAGGAATCTACATTTCACACGTCAATTGCATCGAAACCCAGTGAATAAGCCGATGCACTCGCATCGTGCATGTGCGCATCGATGCATCCATTCATATCGATTATTTTCAACATCCCTACTTTGCAGTAGTTGGACGTCATGAAAAAGTCCACAAGTTTTCCGCACGAAGTTTCCAAGTCGTCATCCGCACTCTCAGGCGTGTGCGTGTTATTGGCACGTTAATACAGTAtcacgtgtgtttgtgtgtcaatGAGCCAGAAGAACAACTCGGactgtatttacatttgtgtgaTGGCAGGCAACAAAGGTAAGCTACTTTCATCGAATATCCCTTTTTGAGTGAATGCATGTTGATATGATTTAtgcccttcattcatttgaacGTGTGCGCGTGTTCGTGCGTGCAGGCCTCACGTTGCGGGAGGCGAGTGACGTCACAGCAAGCGCACTCTTCAACGCAACCATCGCCGAAGGGCCGCTCAAAGGTTTGCAAATACCTCAAACAATATTGCATGCAAGTTCATGTTTCTGTGACCCGGATGAAATCAAACCTGATAAGTCAGGTGGCA is a window of Vanacampus margaritifer isolate UIUO_Vmar chromosome 2, RoL_Vmar_1.0, whole genome shotgun sequence DNA encoding:
- the amph gene encoding amphiphysin isoform X4; translated protein: MADIKTGIFAKNVQKRLNRAQEKVLQKLGKADETKDEQFEQVVVNFRRQECEGSRLQREMKAYMAAIKGMQQASINLTQSLHEVYEPDWHGRDDVMTIGKDCDAMWENFHNKLVDSTLLNLDAYLLQFPELKNRVAKRSRKLIDYDSARHHVETLQTSGMKNDRKMLKADEELRKAQRVFDELNVGLQDELPSLWDSRVGFYIGTFKSVTSLEARFHREISLVCKQLYEVMMQLSEQHADKMFTIQGAPSDSGPLRLARTPSPPEDESPPESPDAASNHTLRPVSPGLSRPKSPVQMKKGPPVPPPPKVTPSKEVAEEQIIDLFGGDFLPAPSPSQPNERPGESLLDLDFDAFQPDETVSPLPQTAVPWDTWSAQPAQTDSESGFVADWSADFASAATNGEAAAGEAAAGEAAAGEAAAGEAAAGAEGADGGDRGDEATPPPAPEDSEAADDEDTAGPTFFADFDQMKEVEPGSAETSEMPDAGEEMPQASLAAEEEPSPAPPAAEANAAAESCAPPLEENPAESMAIPSVVIEPASSNEGDDDRDADIVSPAAVSDNCVADDIAPVKVAGWAPAGLPDHFLYKVETMHDFEAANSDELDLKQGDVVLVVPTASLEDQDAGWLTGFKQSDWTMRGAAAQKGLFPQNFTQRLD